The Euphorbia lathyris chromosome 8, ddEupLath1.1, whole genome shotgun sequence genome has a window encoding:
- the LOC136203618 gene encoding SPX domain-containing protein 1: MDIPRLTLEYSSLSVISPHPFYFLHSLTLLFPFFSHHPNTLSLSHPFFLTLFLFKTNTDRVGLIKVMKFGKSLSNQIEETSPEWRDKFLSYKELKKKLKLIEPNKSGDRPNKRPRLDAGDCAVTSGSGDMTKEEVDFIKLLEDELEKFNSFFVEKEEEYIIRLKELQDRVARAKDSNEEIIKIRKEIVDFHGEMVLLENYSSLNYTGLAKILKKYDKRTGALIRLPFIQKVLQEPFFTTDMLYKLVKECETMLDRLFPTKEAPFSSEGDEACCGPSTSATTSKNDGILSEIQHMDSSYMKSTISALRVLKEIRSGSSTVSVFSLPPLQISGLDDTWKKVPILEQVAK; this comes from the exons ATGGATATTCCAAGACTAACCCTCGAATATTCTTCCCTTTCCGTTATATCACCTCACCCCTTCTACTTCCTTCATTCTCTCACTTTACTTTTTCCCTTCTTTTCTCATCACCCAAACACTCTTTCACTTTCACACCCCTTCTTTCTTACTCTCTTCCTTTTCAAAACCAATACCGATCGAGTAGGTTTAATCAAAGTCATGAAGTTCGGAAAGAGCCTTAGCAACCAGATCGAAGAGACTTCGCCTGAATGGCGAGACAAGTTTCTCTCCTACAAGGAGCTCAAGAAAAAATTGAAGCTCATAGAGCCAAACAAAAGCGGGGATAGGCCCAACAAACGCCCCAGATTAGACGCCGGGGATTGCGCGGTCACCAGTGGCAGCGGAGACATGACCAAAGAGGAAGTCGATTTCATTAAACTACTTGAGGACGAACTCGAGAAATTCAATTCCTTCTTCGTGGAGAAGGAGGAGGAGTATATCATTAGATTGAAG GAGTTGCAAGATAGGGTAGCAAGGGCAAAGGACTCCAATGAGGAGATAATAAAAATTCGGAAGGAGATTGTTGACTTCCATGGAGAAATGGTTTTACTGGAGAATTATAGTTCTCTTAATTACACAG GATTGGCAAAAATACTGAAGAAGTATGACAAAAGAACTGGAGCTCTGATTAGGTTGCCCTTCATCCAGAAGGTACTGCAAGAGCCATTTTTCACTACAGACATGCTATACAAACTTGTGAAAGAGTGCGAGACAATGCTAGATCGCCTTTTTCCTACAAAGGAGGCTCCATTTTCATCAGAAGGCGATGAAGCTTGTTGTGGTCCATCAACTTCTGCTACCACCTCCAAGAacgatggaatcctcagcgaaATTCAACACATGGATAGCTCATACATGAAGAGCACAATCTCAGCATtgagagttttgaaggagataAGGAGTGGAAGTTCTACTGTTAGTGTTTTTTCATTGCCTCCATTGCAGATTAGCGGTCTCGATGATACTTGGAAAAAGGTTCCTATACTGGAACAGGTAGCCAAATAA
- the LOC136203350 gene encoding heme oxygenase 1, chloroplastic: MASLNPISQSQSLFNTSNLQLPPSLSLSLSSNFQSKTVSFQFQVPVRIPTMPLKAASIIAATTAEKPSKRYPGEAKGFVEEMRFVAMKLHTREQAKEGEKEVQKPEEQAIPKWDPSVHGYLKFLVDSKLVYDTLERIVEVAAYPFYGEFKNTGLERSEKLAKDLEWFKEQGYTIPEPSVPGLTYAQYLNELADKDPQAFICHFYNIYFAHSAGGRMIGRKVAAMILNGKELEFYKWDGDLSQLLQNVRDKLNKVAESWTREEKNHCLEETEKSFKYSGEILRLVLS, encoded by the exons ATGGCTTCTCTTAATCCTATTTCTCAATCTCAATCTTTATTTAACACATCCAATCTCCAACTTcccccttctctctctctctctctctcctccaaTTTTCAGTCCAAAACTGTTTCTTTTCAATTTCAAGTTCCTGTTAGAATTCCTACTATGCCTTTGAAAGCTGCTTCTATTATCGCGGCCACCACGGCCGAGAAGCCCAGTAAGCGTTACCCTGGAGAGGCTAAGGGCTTTGTTGAGGAGATGAGGTTTGTGGCTATGAAATTGCATACAAGGGAACAGGCTAAAGAAGGGGAGAAAGAGGTTCAGAAGCCCGAGGAGCAGGCTATTCCTAAATGGGACCCTTCTGTTCACGGCTACTTGAAGTTTTTAGTCGATAGCAAGTTGGTGTATGATACCCTTGAACGGATTGTTGAAGTAGCCGCTTATCCATTCT ACGGTGAGTTCAAAAATACTGGACTTGAAAGGTCTGAAAAGCTTGCAAAGGATTTGGAGTGGTTCAAAGAACAAGGCTATACCATTCCAGAGCCTTCTGTTCCTGGCCTCACATATGCTCAATATCTAAATGAATTGGCAGATAAGGATCCGCAGGCATTTATTTGCCACTTCTACAATATATATTTTGCCCACAGTGCCGGTGGTAGAATGATTGGGAGGAAG GTGGCTGCTATGATACTTAATGGCAAGGAGTTAGAATTCTATAAATGGGACGGTGACCTTTCCCAGCTGTTGCAGAATGTCAGGGACAAGCTGAATAAAGTTGCGGAG AGCTGGACTAGAGAAGAGAAGAACCATTGtttagaagaaactgagaagtCATTTAAGTATTCAGGGGAGATACTCCGTCTAGTATTGTCATGA
- the LOC136203458 gene encoding protein BUNDLE SHEATH DEFECTIVE 2, chloroplastic-like, with translation MVNTICFTPVCSLISPNKPVVRDSVSGKVVPVKRVFQSSRSSKFQSLQVKAEAVDSNKSSKTSSIVCGDCDGNGALQCAQCKGTGVNSVDHFNGQFKAGGLCWLCRGKRDILCGNCNGAGFLGGFMSTFDE, from the exons ATGGTGAACACTATATGTTTTACTCCTGTTTGCTCCTTGATATCTCCCAACAAGCCAG tTGTAAGGGATTCAGTTTCTGGGAAGGTTGTTCCAGTGAAGAGAGTTTTCCAAAGCTCTAGAAGTAGCAAATTTCAATCTCTGCAGGTTAAG GCAGAGGCTGTAGATAGTAATAAAAGCTCCAAAACAAGTAGCATTGTCTGTGGTGATTGTGATGGAAATG GTGCACTGCAATGTGCCCAATGCAAAGGAACAGGAGTAAATTCAGTGGACCATTTTAATGGACAGTTTAAAGCAGGTGGACTATGTTGGCTATGCAG AGGTAAGAGGGACATTCTGTGTGGAAATTGCAATGGAGCTGGCTTTCTTGGTGGCTTTATGAGCACTTTTGATGAATAA